One genomic region from Magnetofaba australis IT-1 encodes:
- a CDS encoding site-specific integrase yields the protein MNEAEQKGLMLKHAGGSLITPEEVEGRLAEYAQQARGAFSDNTVRAWRNDNRLFSSWCVSHGHHALPASGETVAAFVDAMAMSHAPASIRRYIASISAMHKAAGFDNPCAAQEVKLAVKRLNREKGTRQRQASPINRPVFDRLIEQGDNGQFRDARDVAMLAISYDTLCRRSELVAINVEDIEEVGDGSGTVLIRRSKTDQEGAGAVRYLAPDSMRTLKEWLALAKITEGAVFRGVDNANRLNKRLSAQGVARAFKRLADRAGVDAAQISGHSCRVGAAQDMVNVGLGLPDVMQAGGWKTPAMVARYTERQAAQRGAARKLATLQNRE from the coding sequence GTGAATGAAGCGGAACAGAAGGGCCTGATGCTCAAGCACGCCGGGGGGAGCCTCATCACGCCGGAAGAGGTGGAAGGGCGGTTGGCCGAATATGCCCAGCAAGCCAGGGGCGCATTCTCAGACAACACCGTCAGGGCATGGCGCAACGATAATCGCCTCTTCTCTTCGTGGTGCGTCTCCCATGGCCATCATGCCTTGCCCGCATCGGGGGAGACGGTGGCGGCCTTCGTAGATGCCATGGCCATGAGCCATGCGCCCGCCTCCATTCGCCGCTACATCGCCAGCATCAGCGCTATGCACAAGGCGGCGGGCTTTGACAATCCGTGCGCCGCTCAAGAGGTCAAACTGGCCGTCAAGCGCTTGAACCGGGAGAAAGGGACGCGCCAGCGCCAAGCCTCACCCATCAATCGCCCGGTGTTTGATCGGCTCATCGAGCAGGGCGACAACGGCCAATTCCGCGACGCCCGCGACGTGGCCATGCTGGCCATCTCCTATGACACCCTGTGCCGACGTTCGGAGTTGGTGGCCATCAACGTGGAAGACATAGAGGAAGTGGGCGATGGCTCGGGAACCGTTCTGATTCGGCGCAGCAAGACGGACCAAGAGGGGGCGGGCGCGGTGCGCTATCTGGCTCCTGACAGCATGCGCACGCTCAAAGAGTGGCTGGCGCTGGCCAAGATCACCGAAGGGGCCGTGTTCCGGGGGGTGGATAACGCCAACCGGCTCAACAAGCGTCTGAGCGCCCAAGGCGTGGCCAGAGCCTTCAAGCGGCTGGCGGATCGGGCGGGCGTGGATGCCGCCCAGATCTCTGGCCATTCATGCCGGGTGGGCGCTGCGCAAGACATGGTGAACGTGGGGTTGGGCTTGCCGGACGTGATGCAGGCGGGCGGATGGAAGACCCCGGCCATGGTGGCCCGCTATACCGAACGCCAAGCGGCCCAACGTGGCGCTGCGCGCAAACTGGCGACGCTTCAGAACAGGGAATGA
- a CDS encoding helix-turn-helix domain-containing protein — MAAKPPPKYRYGSGHIRRIAEIAGHDAAMKIALELGGKQLYIPTDPTNSRLEACVGEEAAAALSTALADEVIEVAFENRTLARWLFQAGWSMADIANRLRVSRVSIRQWLKGNVKPSPLNDLVE; from the coding sequence ATGGCCGCGAAACCACCGCCGAAGTATCGCTATGGCTCAGGCCATATCCGCCGCATTGCAGAGATTGCCGGGCATGACGCCGCCATGAAGATTGCATTGGAGTTGGGCGGCAAACAACTCTATATCCCAACTGATCCAACCAACTCCAGACTTGAAGCGTGTGTGGGCGAAGAGGCGGCGGCAGCACTCTCAACGGCGCTGGCGGATGAAGTGATTGAAGTGGCTTTTGAAAACAGAACTTTGGCGCGCTGGCTCTTTCAGGCGGGATGGAGTATGGCAGATATCGCCAACCGCTTGCGCGTCTCTCGTGTAAGCATCCGGCAATGGCTGAAGGGCAACGTCAAACCTTCACCGCTCAACGATCTGGTGGAATAG
- a CDS encoding DUF3800 domain-containing protein, translated as MLYIAYLDEFGHDGQFVSRSHLKYNTSPVFGFGGIVLPWNAARPFGSWFYQRKNELLDWEIKRSGEHPGRWEKKGASLYTSQNIHNYPELRRFTFRLLNKIHEMDGYVFYSGVEKYMRPEEHKTLQIYIGNFKKSLKLIDSHLSKTHDKLILVMDQHQQRTEMVRESAQAMFGSDEVRTLIELPFQVESHLYQTLQCADWICALIGRWAAYSYDPYVYQDFEWAERYFGDRIRSNHQNSNINKRRQTSAPTAMYNAFKTAHDAKRK; from the coding sequence ATGCTCTATATCGCCTATCTGGATGAGTTCGGTCATGACGGCCAATTCGTCTCTCGCAGCCATCTGAAATACAATACAAGCCCAGTGTTTGGATTTGGCGGCATTGTATTGCCATGGAACGCGGCACGCCCTTTTGGTTCTTGGTTCTACCAGCGGAAGAATGAACTGCTTGACTGGGAAATTAAGCGGTCCGGCGAGCATCCAGGACGATGGGAGAAAAAAGGCGCGTCCCTCTACACATCGCAAAACATCCATAACTATCCAGAACTAAGGCGATTCACATTCAGGTTGCTCAATAAAATCCATGAGATGGACGGGTATGTGTTCTATTCCGGCGTGGAAAAGTACATGCGCCCAGAGGAGCATAAAACGCTCCAGATCTATATAGGTAACTTCAAGAAATCATTGAAGCTAATCGACTCTCATCTTTCCAAAACACACGATAAGCTCATTCTGGTTATGGATCAGCATCAACAGCGCACTGAGATGGTCAGAGAGTCGGCGCAAGCCATGTTTGGCTCTGATGAAGTGAGAACACTTATTGAGTTGCCATTTCAGGTAGAAAGCCACCTGTACCAGACTCTGCAATGCGCCGACTGGATTTGCGCCCTCATTGGCCGCTGGGCGGCCTACTCGTACGATCCGTATGTATATCAAGATTTTGAATGGGCTGAGCGCTATTTCGGCGACCGCATACGGAGCAATCACCAGAACAGCAATATCAACAAGCGACGGCAGACATCCGCCCCCACGGCCATGTATAACGCATTCAAAACCGCCCATGACGCCAAGCGCAAATGA
- a CDS encoding helix-turn-helix domain-containing protein: MSANDRIKAAVQATGKSIKQFSRDSGISYQALRDYIAGPKKPGFDITAAFVKASGVSANWLLTGEGGMKGEPVAPEINHALLGEIIHELDKELGFDSWHCDEDMWPEESFQSMPVLYASSTAFLAAKIYEKACLVEGYREKEDLIREYVERIYRFVFGKDNIPRAPDGRIDYKFAQPYFADMREEEQKGLSGRQLKVFSLIESVCVASWEEFKADFAKDILDTRGPKKEIDFHWLSRFSFEKRRHEEIVKFRLNMILDGHVSIDCHEKSFIQCVDIEKAIDILEAKSVELRREGLEGGISRWVVEEHRSHWAKEVILKLQIATWRRQDFLDFTTRFRDAHAIIDRYVSTSFADAPAFDDLMSICESDQKDIQEPFAEALEALFEQLHEIAKARMAG; encoded by the coding sequence TGGGAAAAGCATCAAGCAATTCAGTAGAGATTCAGGAATTTCATACCAAGCGCTCAGAGACTACATAGCAGGCCCTAAAAAGCCGGGTTTTGATATCACTGCGGCATTCGTCAAGGCCTCTGGTGTTTCAGCTAATTGGCTATTGACTGGTGAAGGAGGGATGAAGGGGGAGCCCGTTGCGCCTGAGATCAATCATGCGCTTCTGGGGGAGATCATCCACGAACTTGATAAAGAGCTTGGCTTTGATAGCTGGCACTGTGATGAAGATATGTGGCCAGAAGAATCATTTCAGTCAATGCCGGTGCTTTATGCTTCCTCAACCGCGTTTCTTGCCGCGAAGATATACGAGAAGGCTTGTCTTGTTGAGGGTTACAGAGAGAAAGAAGATTTGATCAGAGAGTATGTTGAGCGGATTTATCGGTTTGTTTTTGGGAAGGACAATATTCCACGCGCGCCTGATGGCAGGATCGACTATAAATTCGCGCAACCTTATTTTGCCGATATGCGTGAAGAAGAACAAAAAGGGCTCTCTGGTCGCCAGCTAAAAGTGTTCTCGTTGATTGAATCAGTCTGTGTTGCGTCATGGGAGGAGTTTAAGGCCGATTTTGCCAAGGACATTTTGGATACAAGAGGGCCGAAAAAAGAAATTGATTTTCATTGGTTGAGCAGGTTCAGCTTTGAAAAAAGGAGACATGAAGAGATCGTAAAGTTCCGTCTCAACATGATTCTTGATGGGCATGTGTCAATTGACTGTCATGAAAAAAGCTTTATTCAATGTGTTGATATTGAGAAGGCGATTGATATCTTAGAAGCTAAATCGGTTGAGCTACGAAGAGAAGGTCTTGAGGGGGGAATCTCCAGATGGGTTGTTGAGGAGCACAGATCACATTGGGCTAAGGAAGTCATTCTCAAGCTCCAGATTGCAACATGGCGCAGGCAGGACTTCTTGGATTTCACTACGCGATTCAGAGACGCTCACGCCATTATTGATCGCTACGTGTCAACAAGCTTCGCTGACGCCCCCGCGTTTGATGACCTGATGTCCATCTGCGAATCGGATCAAAAGGATATCCAAGAGCCCTTCGCCGAGGCCCTGGAAGCCCTGTTTGAGCAACTCCACGAAATCGCCAAGGCGCGCATGGCGGGCTGA